A single Longimicrobium sp. DNA region contains:
- a CDS encoding S8 family peptidase produces MRIYVLDTGIRFDHVDFGGRASGGYDAFGGSAADCHGHGTHVAGTAAGSTYGVAKSASVVSVRVLDCNGSGTWSGVIAGVDWVTANHVKPAVANMSLGGGGNTALDAAMDNSINAGVTYAVAAANDWGDACYYSPARVAAALTVAASTQLDERSWFSNYGRCVDLYAPGSNILSAWHTGSTATNTLNGTSMASPHVAGVAALYLETNPTAAPATVVATIVNSASTSGLTGAGLGAPNNRLVNSTLTGYSPQSWPPPPSTPVSADIDCYPSGFWGYMDCYAYPGGGTGSGYEFTWINGSGWGDYAMVQCPYSPWGGGAWVDVYVTVLDSGGSGTTKWEAVQCNSGWG; encoded by the coding sequence GTGCGCATCTACGTGCTGGACACCGGGATCCGCTTCGACCACGTGGACTTCGGCGGCCGTGCGTCGGGCGGGTACGATGCGTTCGGGGGCAGCGCGGCGGACTGCCACGGACACGGCACGCACGTCGCCGGCACCGCGGCCGGAAGCACCTACGGCGTGGCCAAGAGCGCCAGCGTAGTCTCCGTGCGCGTGCTGGACTGCAACGGCTCCGGCACGTGGAGCGGCGTCATCGCGGGGGTGGACTGGGTGACGGCGAACCACGTGAAGCCGGCAGTGGCCAACATGTCGCTGGGCGGGGGCGGCAACACCGCGCTCGACGCCGCCATGGACAACTCCATCAACGCGGGGGTGACGTATGCCGTCGCGGCGGCGAACGATTGGGGAGATGCCTGCTACTACTCGCCCGCGCGCGTTGCCGCGGCGCTGACGGTCGCCGCCTCCACGCAGTTGGACGAGCGGTCGTGGTTTTCCAACTACGGACGTTGCGTAGACCTGTACGCACCGGGGTCGAACATCCTTTCGGCCTGGCACACCGGCAGCACGGCGACGAACACCCTCAACGGTACCTCCATGGCGTCGCCGCACGTGGCGGGCGTGGCCGCGCTGTACCTGGAGACCAATCCCACCGCCGCGCCCGCCACAGTGGTGGCGACGATCGTGAACTCCGCGTCCACCAGCGGGCTGACGGGCGCCGGTTTGGGCGCGCCCAACAACCGCCTGGTGAATTCGACCCTGACGGGGTACTCGCCGCAGTCGTGGCCCCCGCCGCCGTCCACGCCAGTCAGCGCTGACATCGACTGCTACCCCTCGGGCTTCTGGGGCTACATGGATTGCTACGCGTATCCGGGAGGCGGAACGGGCAGCGGGTACGAGTTCACCTGGATCAACGGGTCTGGATGGGGGGATTACGCCATGGTGCAATGCCCCTACTCCCCCTGGGGCGGCGGCGCCTGGGTCGATGTGTACGTCACCGTGCTGGACAGCGGCGGCTCGGGGACGACCAAGTGGGAAGCGGTCCAGTGCAACTCCGGCTGGGGCTGA
- a CDS encoding carboxypeptidase-like regulatory domain-containing protein: MPRFHGVLLLALALAGAPASSAAQAVAGTVVDRWTGAAVPGAVVVLLDTAGGRHDATVSDAQGRYTVRASSAGAFRVRAERVGYSTASSPVLALSAGEQATQPLSIVPSVVTLDAVVARGVRRRCTVRPSNGVQAAIVWDEARKALEAAEVAARRQAYQYRLRRFRRVFSARRLTVQDSSSAVGTDFSGQSFRSPPQDRLVAYGYVEPEGDSLAFHAPDAPTLLSDAFLDHHCFSFREGRRENAGLVGLDFAPLRTRRLPEVRGTLWLDGKTGHLRFVEYTYVNLPYERTGAPLGGRIEFAQVAGGGWIVSRWTMRMPGMVVRPRGLKPVVIGLVETGGEVVDVRTATGEPVSIQP, encoded by the coding sequence ATGCCGCGATTCCACGGCGTTCTGCTGCTCGCCCTGGCCCTGGCGGGGGCGCCGGCCTCGTCAGCCGCCCAGGCCGTCGCAGGCACCGTCGTGGACCGCTGGACGGGCGCGGCCGTCCCCGGGGCCGTCGTGGTGCTGCTGGACACGGCTGGCGGGCGCCACGACGCCACGGTCAGCGACGCGCAGGGGCGGTACACGGTTCGCGCATCGTCGGCGGGCGCGTTCCGGGTGCGGGCGGAGCGGGTGGGATACTCCACCGCGTCGTCGCCCGTGCTCGCGCTGAGCGCGGGGGAGCAGGCGACGCAGCCGCTCTCCATCGTGCCGTCGGTCGTCACACTGGACGCGGTCGTGGCGCGCGGCGTCCGTCGCCGGTGCACGGTGCGCCCGTCGAACGGAGTCCAGGCAGCCATCGTGTGGGACGAGGCGCGCAAGGCGCTGGAGGCCGCCGAGGTCGCGGCGCGGCGGCAGGCGTACCAATACCGCCTGCGCCGGTTCCGCCGCGTATTCAGCGCTCGGCGGCTCACGGTGCAGGACTCCTCGTCGGCCGTGGGAACGGACTTCAGCGGGCAGTCCTTCCGCTCGCCGCCGCAGGATCGTCTCGTTGCGTACGGCTACGTGGAGCCGGAGGGTGACTCCCTCGCCTTCCACGCGCCCGACGCGCCGACCCTGCTTTCGGATGCGTTTCTGGACCATCACTGCTTCAGCTTTCGCGAGGGCCGGCGAGAGAACGCGGGCCTGGTGGGGCTGGACTTCGCCCCCCTGCGAACCCGCCGCCTCCCGGAAGTGCGCGGGACGCTCTGGCTCGATGGGAAGACGGGGCACCTGCGCTTCGTGGAGTACACCTATGTCAACCTGCCGTACGAACGCACGGGGGCCCCGCTGGGCGGGCGCATCGAGTTCGCCCAGGTGGCCGGCGGGGGGTGGATCGTGAGCCGCTGGACGATGCGCATGCCTGGGATGGTGGTCCGGCCTCGTGGCCTGAAGCCGGTGGTGATCGGTCTGGTGGAAACGGGCGGCGAGGTGGTGGACGTCCGCACGGCCACCGGCGAACCGGTCAGCATCCAACCGTAG
- a CDS encoding P1 family peptidase, protein MLLALRLAVPLLAAVVTAADAVGQSPAPRPRARDAGVAIGILPPGPLNAITDVAGVRVGQVTVVEGDSVRTGVTAILPHGGNLFRERVPAAIHVGNGFGKLLGVTQVRELGEMETPILLTCTLCVWNAADAMAGWMLRQPGMAEVRSINPVVGETNDGMLNDIRSRPVHAEHVVRALETASDGRVREGAVGAGTGTVAFGWKGGIGTSSRALPSTLGGYTVGVLVQSNFGGVLSINGAPVGRELGRYAFQRELGADARGPQDRGDGSIMIVVATDAPLSARSLERLASRAIVGLGRTGASMTNGSGDYGIAFSTAAEVRRQFGARAPAPMADLPNDAMSPLFQAVAEATEEAIINSLFAAETTTGSGATVEALPLDRVMEILRRYNALGWDRRLGH, encoded by the coding sequence ATGCTTCTCGCGCTCCGCCTCGCCGTTCCGCTGCTCGCGGCCGTCGTCACCGCCGCGGACGCCGTGGGCCAGTCCCCCGCCCCGCGGCCCCGGGCGCGCGACGCGGGCGTGGCCATCGGCATCCTGCCGCCGGGCCCGCTGAACGCCATCACCGACGTGGCCGGCGTGCGCGTGGGCCAAGTGACGGTGGTGGAAGGCGACTCCGTCCGCACCGGCGTTACCGCCATCCTGCCGCACGGGGGCAACCTGTTCCGCGAGCGGGTGCCCGCCGCCATCCACGTAGGCAACGGTTTCGGCAAGCTGCTGGGCGTGACGCAGGTGCGCGAGTTGGGGGAGATGGAAACGCCCATCCTGCTCACCTGCACCCTGTGCGTGTGGAACGCCGCGGACGCGATGGCGGGGTGGATGCTGCGGCAGCCGGGGATGGCGGAGGTGCGCTCCATCAACCCCGTCGTGGGCGAGACGAACGACGGGATGCTGAACGACATCCGCAGCCGTCCCGTCCACGCGGAGCACGTGGTCCGCGCGCTGGAGACGGCCTCGGACGGCCGGGTGCGCGAGGGGGCGGTAGGCGCGGGGACGGGAACGGTGGCGTTCGGGTGGAAGGGCGGCATCGGCACCAGCTCTCGCGCGCTGCCGTCGACCCTCGGTGGATACACCGTGGGCGTGCTGGTGCAGAGCAACTTCGGCGGCGTGCTGTCGATCAATGGCGCGCCGGTGGGACGCGAGCTGGGGCGATACGCCTTTCAGCGAGAGCTGGGCGCCGACGCGCGGGGGCCGCAGGACCGCGGGGACGGAAGCATCATGATCGTGGTGGCGACGGACGCGCCGCTGAGCGCGCGCAGCCTGGAGCGGCTGGCGTCGCGCGCCATCGTGGGGCTGGGGCGGACCGGCGCGTCGATGACCAACGGCTCGGGCGACTACGGGATCGCGTTCTCCACCGCGGCCGAGGTGCGCCGGCAGTTCGGGGCGCGCGCGCCGGCACCGATGGCGGATCTGCCGAACGACGCGATGTCACCGCTCTTCCAGGCCGTCGCCGAAGCCACGGAAGAGGCCATCATCAACTCCCTCTTCGCCGCCGAGACCACGACCGGGAGCGGAGCCACCGTGGAGGCGCTGCCGCTGGACCGGGTGATGGAGATCCTGCGGCGGTACAACGCGCTGGGTTGGGATCGGAGGCTGGGGCACTGA
- a CDS encoding DUF4337 domain-containing protein, translating to MDAKDASELISELREDREEAEHDEKFRSRAALVIAFMAMLLAIGSLGGGNVAEDMIHSNIKASDTWAFFQAKNVRQTQYRLTADQLTARLADPSLDAAERSALESQVTKYKETIARYDDEPDPAAPQDTLRGEGKKQLSAQARSYERLRERASAQDANFDFSEVAFQLALVLGSVAILAVSRPVLGIAIGLGVLGTLLMINGFMLLFPLPL from the coding sequence ATGGACGCAAAGGACGCCTCCGAGCTGATCAGCGAACTCCGCGAAGACCGCGAGGAAGCCGAGCACGACGAGAAGTTCCGCTCCCGCGCCGCGCTCGTCATCGCCTTCATGGCCATGCTGCTGGCCATCGGCAGCCTGGGGGGCGGGAACGTGGCAGAAGACATGATCCACAGCAACATCAAGGCGAGCGACACCTGGGCCTTCTTTCAGGCCAAGAACGTCCGCCAGACGCAGTACAGGCTCACCGCCGATCAGCTCACCGCCCGCCTGGCAGACCCGTCCCTGGACGCCGCCGAACGGAGCGCGCTGGAATCGCAGGTGACGAAGTACAAGGAGACGATCGCGCGCTACGACGACGAGCCCGATCCCGCGGCACCTCAGGACACGCTTCGCGGCGAGGGAAAGAAGCAGCTTTCCGCGCAGGCCCGCAGCTACGAGCGGCTGCGCGAGCGGGCGAGCGCGCAGGACGCCAACTTCGACTTCTCCGAGGTCGCGTTCCAGCTGGCGCTGGTGCTGGGATCGGTCGCCATCCTGGCCGTCTCGCGCCCCGTCCTGGGCATCGCCATCGGCTTGGGCGTGCTGGGCACCCTCCTGATGATCAACGGCTTCATGCTGCTCTTTCCGCTGCCGCTCTAA
- a CDS encoding phosphodiester glycosidase family protein: MRNSFNRSLIAGAAVAMAAAAAPAGAQGLSIGTEAGWRGFWRGDTAPARWTGPLPSVTREVRWRTVRPGVETGEIRVAGSGEAWRVRVVLVRIDPRLHRLALDEARVADGMAGAWTVDSAGSGAVVAFNAGQFSGGTPWGWTVRDGREVRAPGTGPLSMAVVADAAGRIRFVGADSIGAARRAGGVAWAIQSYPALLVNEGQVPSALRPGARDIDLGHRDGRLAIGELRDGRVLVALTRFDGLGGALSTAPLGFTVPEMAGLMGALGCRRAVLLDGGISAQLLVRPARGRALRYPGWRRVPLGILVAPRTAPPAR; the protein is encoded by the coding sequence ATGCGGAACAGCTTCAATCGTAGCCTGATTGCGGGCGCGGCGGTGGCCATGGCGGCCGCCGCCGCGCCCGCGGGGGCGCAGGGCCTCTCCATTGGCACTGAGGCGGGATGGCGGGGTTTCTGGCGCGGCGACACGGCCCCGGCGCGCTGGACCGGCCCGCTCCCCTCCGTCACTCGCGAGGTCCGCTGGCGCACGGTGCGGCCCGGGGTGGAGACCGGGGAGATCCGCGTGGCGGGCAGCGGCGAAGCGTGGCGGGTGCGCGTGGTGCTGGTTCGCATCGACCCGCGGCTTCATCGGCTGGCGCTGGACGAGGCGCGGGTGGCGGACGGGATGGCGGGCGCGTGGACGGTGGACAGCGCCGGGTCCGGCGCGGTGGTGGCCTTCAACGCTGGACAGTTCAGTGGCGGAACGCCGTGGGGATGGACGGTGCGCGACGGCCGCGAGGTGCGCGCCCCCGGCACCGGCCCGCTTTCCATGGCCGTGGTGGCCGACGCGGCGGGGCGAATCCGCTTCGTCGGCGCCGACAGCATCGGCGCGGCGCGGCGCGCGGGCGGGGTGGCGTGGGCCATCCAGTCGTATCCCGCGCTCCTGGTGAACGAGGGCCAGGTGCCCTCCGCGCTTCGCCCCGGCGCGCGGGATATCGACCTGGGGCACCGCGACGGACGGCTTGCCATCGGCGAGCTGCGCGACGGGCGGGTGCTGGTGGCGCTGACGCGCTTCGACGGCCTGGGCGGCGCCCTGTCTACCGCGCCGCTGGGATTTACCGTCCCCGAGATGGCGGGATTGATGGGCGCGCTGGGATGCCGCCGCGCGGTGCTGCTGGACGGCGGCATCAGCGCCCAGCTGCTGGTTCGGCCGGCGCGGGGGCGGGCGTTGCGGTACCCTGGCTGGCGGCGCGTTCCGCTCGGCATCCTGGTGGCGCCTCGGACCGCGCCGCCAGCGCGGTAG